In the genome of Arabidopsis thaliana chromosome 4, partial sequence, the window taGGTTAAAACTAAAGGGTCTAACTCTCACAAGTACTACGTTATTAAgtgtttatgatttttctattGACTTTAAAGCCTCTGTGTTAACTAGAATGTCTTCTTTAGAACACTActaatttagttataaattaaTGTGTAAACTaattcaaatgaaaatttgggAAATATTAGAGGATGATAATGGATCATTAGAGAGTCGACACGTGTAGGATCTGTAGGAATGGGCCAAGTAAATAAAGCGAAGCTGATGATGAAAACAAGAGGAGAATCGCGGGCCATGCGATGCATATAGTGATTAAGGATGTACTAACCATGAAATCATtatgcatcatcatcattatcattcACTATCTAATTCGAATCCCAACGTTGTTCCTTCGagaaacacaagaaagaaaaacatcaatatTAACGAAAAGCTATTTTACTTTCACTGTTATTACCATATCCTTGTTAAAAGTAaggaattttgaaaattattttatactttttctagttttttatacagttgtttttgataaaaaaaatgttttacaatataacttatttttaagtttttatgcaaattatatattaatttactattttatgtttatttatattatgtaGTCTCTTTTAtgaatgattgatttttttttaaaataaatatttttaatctgtttgtttgtaactaaaataatatacattATGAAACGGAGAAAGTATTTTTAgtgtttgattaattttgaaaatgaatatttctaaaatagtatgtttctttaaattgatatattaaatgatagtttgattaaaaaaacgataaattttgaaaataaaaaatttcttacgaaactattttcaaaacataaatatttcaaagcAACATTATTAACATTACGACTTTGAAACTAAATTAAACTATTCGTAAATTGTGGGaacaaaacacatatatttagctcaaaaaataatgatttgcCGATTGAAATATTTGCTTATGagctaattatatattaatttctatCGAATTTCAATTATTCTCTTATGCAATATCAACTAATAAACACAATTTCGTattgttcaaaacaaaatttgttaagtgaactaaattttatgttatttttggGTTGCTGGTCAAATTGTATCCAAAttctaaatttcaaattattctGCGAAATAGTTATCATGACGTAGTTGACTAGTGGTAATTGTCGGCAAACCCCAAGTTTGATGAATTAGTGATGCTAAAGGGGTACTAATCACTTTTATAATTATCGTTAGTcatgattttttctcttttagaaATTGATTACTATATTTGTCTGCCATTGAAAATTCTAATAACAACCGGCAAAAATTAACATAcatcaaagatcaaaacttcCTTGACTAGTAACTTTTCTTTCCTTTCCCTTTCACATTATTAGGCTTCATATCatatttactttcttttgtacAGCTAAAAATAGATGccatataaataaactataaaaagtcaaaatgtCAAAtcaactctatatattattaatctaTTTTTGGCTCATATATGGCCCATGGAAAATTCATGAGTTTCCACTTATATATATCTGTCAGAGAATGTATGGTTCTAATTGTCAATAGTCACatgtatatactatatactaaGGGTcagtttacaaaaataaaataaaaatacatatactaAAGTATCTCCATTGCACAATGCACATACAAGGAGagtatttaaataatattaaaaaactgtaattacaaaatactaataattaaatatgagGTTATTTAAATTGGAGACACCTCTTTTCAAAATGTCTTCCCCAAAACATTTAAGATATGATGTCTTAAATTTAAAGACACCaaacattaaatatttttatcatgGGAAGACTCCTTAGAGCAACCCCAACCTTGTATCTTAGCTAATTCTTAGGTATAAAAgtgattaaatttaataaaaccaacaaacctTAGCTAAGATAAACATCTTAATTAATTCTTAAAACTAAGAAGAGTATATGTGTTGTGTTTTGAGTGGGTAGACATTGTTTTGAAATAGTttgaattgttgttttttaagaATCTAATAGTTCTTAACCATTCGAGTAGAAATTAGTTAAgatttttcctaatttttcttaacttagtaaaaacaacattttcatttaaaataaggttaagattcaaaattaagaatcaaTTGGTTTTAAATCATTGGGATTACTCTTAATATGATGAGGAATGGAGTTGGTCTAAAAGTCTAAGAGCATCCTtaacattaatatattattaaattttttaagaagataaaaataaaaacattttaattctACAGTTATattctaattatttaatatagaTAAACCACTAACAGAACAGTAcgtatattttggtttgtgatttttaTTAGAGTGGAGCAAATAATATGCGTTATGCTAAATTATTTCCTCATATTCTATAACACTATTTGTCGTTAGATAAACAAGTTGAGATGAGAGTGCTAGGTAAATACTGTCACTGTTAGCTCGACAAAGTTACTGTTATAAAAGAGAACACATCAtttgattcatatattttccATTAATAGTTTTATTCATTCTACTACATTTCTTACTTGTTCATCTAACTTTAAGTTTTTGTAccaataattttgtttatctatttTCTTGGTAATTTTGAGataatatttaacttataAAACTGTCCATATTTGAAATAGTTATGGGCATTAATTAGCTTTATTGTCCAATATTTTACTTACGTACGTGTTCTTTTAAATATGGTGACATTGAAGAAAAAGTGGTTGGTaaacattgtttttcttttttacagtTATTTGTGTAAAGTGTAAGAATTTGGTAGGTCCAAGAACAAAATTACTCATGCCGGAAGATTCTGTCGTAACGGTTTCAATGACTAAAACAAGTATGACTAGTAGTAACACCGATATGTTtgtttaactctttttttttttttttctttcttttttacatttttgtaatcGTACTTGTTGACGAGCTTGATTTATCCCGATAACAGCCAGCTAAATTGGGATCCTACGTCTTTTTCCGACCGTACGTACCCACGTTCGGCATTTATGTGACAGATTCTTGTGGATCGGTCTATCGATCTTTCGGCAcctgatttggttttggaccaataattatttagttttttttactcGACTTgcagaaaataatatatatatgtatatatatatatacatatatatttaaacatagttattatttgtgttttggaTATAACTGAACGCATCCAAAGCACTTCGGAGCTTGTGAATCGTTATAACATGCAAACTATTTTGCAGAAtatgatttattattatattgtaTTGCAAatgatcttaattttttttttgtgcaaacaAATGATCTatactagttttttttaaacgaCATTAGCATCTACAAAATAACTATCGTCATTAGCCACTGATTGTAATATTGTTACAATATAATTTGTATAGCTGTAAACTATTTATGTTGTCAGTTCtagttttgatatatttactGTCGCTAATTCTAACATGTTTGCATTCAAAACCGCTGATTAATTGACATTGTTACTATATAGAGCATAAAACGGTGCTTCATTGGATGACTATTGACTAATATACCAAATGTGACTATGTGAGTTTATGATTTAGTTACATAAATATACAGATAtgtttatctatttatttatagaaagtCTTTCAAGAAAtctacaaaaattaaagaaataaagagagtaTGCCTATCTGTACGTCGGTGGCTGTATATtgtgaaaataattaatgtcgTATATTATTGCAAGTACTTAGGGATCAGGGCTGAGTCTACGACAAGATACGTATCAATGCACAcgtccaaattttttttttttttgtgtacaAATGGTCATGGTCTCCAGACGGtgacattttaaaaaacattatttgattggtctttgtaatttttattttccaaccTGTCTTGTCATTTCGACTACGAAACGTACGATTTTTTCAATCACGTTTACTAATATCATACACCGAAAATAAACAGTTCACAAACGCATCTTAATTATTCAAATTCAtgaatgttttatataatcgaGTATCATATCaacatttatttgatattttgatgtCGTATGTATATCAATGTTGTTAGCTGTAAACTGTCCAATGAAAATCCATTTAATATTTGGACAAATTATTATTAGGGAAATTAATGTAATGTGGagtattttatatgaaatgtGTATTAATGACGACGACCTTACTTGATCCCGGAAGTGTGTATTAATTTAATCGCGGTGCATCGCTGTCCACACGGTTGGGTTCATGCGTACGTGGTATTTGCTGGCAAGTGGCAGTGAAGTTTCTTGTTTGATACTGTATGTTCCATTCATGTCTTTCCCTAGATGCatgtttcttctatttttatatattaatatttttttgtttttcttattatgttttctttcccTTTGTGAGGAGAATAATTGCGATAcgattatttgttttaacagaaaaaagtGAAGCGAAAAAGATGATTCGAAGTTTGAAGTACGAttaaaatttttctttttccggATCCGAGTTTGATCttctttagaaacaaaaattatatttgtttagaAAGTCTGTCAGTTGGGTTTTGGCCCAATTGATTTACCTGGTAGTCAGAAATGTAAGTGACCTGACTACCCTTGACATTAGTCAGAAAACATTCTAAACTCGAGATAAACACTGTGGTAGTTCTTTAGAAAGAAGTCGACTCTAAAGTACTTTGgcgtaaaacaaaaaaatttcccttgaaattatactttatttgtttgacaTAAATGTTTCAAATATAATCTTCTTTTAATCAATgtagttaaatttttttgatagaAGCACGTCAGAATTTCACACTAGTAATGTATAAGTGGTAATCATCATTGCCTAAAACAatgattaattaaaattttagaattcgTCGTCGACAAAGAATTTTTCTTATGATGAAGGTTTTGTGCATAATTATGAACGGATCCATTTATTTCACTCTAACTAGGAATAGATGTTTGATGGGATACAAGTGAACACGAcacaaagtaacaaaaattcatttaacGTCACAAATTATTCTCAATCGAATTTCGAAGTATCAAGAAAAAGGGCAATTAAAAACGTAATCTCATTATGTCTTTGAAATCTAAATTAAAAGTTgagtttattttaattattaatttcctttttgatGATGTAGGGGATGACAATTGACAAccaatttgatttgaaagaTTAACATAAATCATTTTGAGCATACATATATTGCTTAAATCACACCCGTTTATCTCTAAAAACCTCCATAATTTATATCAGGAAAATAAATCTAGTTATTGATATCGccatcaaatatttttttcttaaattgtttttttttgttgttgttgaaaatttaattagaaagatAAGTGGACAACGACGCGAGACAAAGACACAATCTTTAGGGCCTTGAGTAAATTAGGGACAGCATAAACACATGCACTAGTCCTgtctttatttaattatgtggTGTTTACTCTAATGACGTCGCTTTGATTAACCAAGTGGTCATAATTAATATATCGATCgaattatataattatcatAAATTTGAATAAGCATGTTGCCTTTTATTAAAGAGGTTTAATAAAGTTTGGTAATAATGGACTTTGACTTCAAACTCGATTctcatgtaattaattaatatttacatCAAAATTTGGTCACTAATATTACCAAATtaatatactaaaatgttAATTCGCAAATAAAACACTAATTCCAAATAAAGGGTCATTATGATAAACACGTATTGAACTTGATAAAGCAAAGCAAAAATAATGGGTTTCAAGGTTTGGTtatatatgacaaaaaaaaaaaaaggtttggttATATATCTATTGGGCCTATAACCATGTTATAACAAATTTGGGcctaactaaaataataaaataaacgtAATGGTCCTTTTTATATTTGGGTCAAACCCAActctaaacccaaaccaaagaaaaagtatacGGTACGGTACACAGACTTATGGTGTGTGTGATTGCAGGTGAATATTTCTCGTcgtcttctcctttcttctgAAGAAGATTACCCAATCTGAAAAAAACCAAGAAGCTGACAAAATTCCGAATTCTCTGCGATTTCCATGGAGTTATCTCTTCTCCGTCCGACGACTCAATCGCTTCTTCCGTCGTTTTCGAAGCCCAATCTCCGATTAAATGTTTATAAGCCTCTTAGACTCCGTTGTTCAGTGGCCGGTGGACCAACCGTCGGATCTTCAAAAATCGAAGGCGGAGGAGGCACCACCATCACGACGGATTGTGTGATTGTCGGCGGAGGTATTAGTGGTCTTTGCATCGCTCAGGCGCTTGCTACTAAGCATCCTGATGCTGCTCCGAATTTAATTGTGACCGAGGCTAAGGATCGTGTTGGAGGCAACATTATCACTCGTGAAGAGAATGGTTTTCTCTGGGAAGAAGGTCCCAATAGTTTTCAACCGTCTGATCCTATGCTCACTATGGTGGTAAGTTCTTGAAACAATCTGATTCGTTAATACTGAGAACAATGTATTTGtgaattgtttgatttgtgGATTTAGCCTTCTCTGTTTATGGTTAGAGTAGGTAGATAGTGGTTTGAAGGATGATTTGGTGTTGGGAGATCCTACTGCGCCAAGGTTTGTGTTGTGGAATGGGAAATTGAGGCCGGTTCCATCGAAGCTAACAGACTTACCgttctttgatttgatgagTATTGGTGGGAAGATTAGAGCTGGTTTTGGTGCACTTGGCATTCGACCGTCACCTCCAGTGTGTATTCTTACGACCTTTTAGATCAATATGATTTTTAGGGCTTTATGTTGGTAGAATCTGCTCATGTTCTTAGAGTTTGGCAAAGGTGACAGGGTCGTGAAGAATCTGTGGAGGAGTTTGTACGGCGTAACCTCGGTGATGAGGTTTTTGAGCGCCTGATTGAACCGTTTTGTTCAGGTAGAGTTATAGATAAAACTTCATGTGAACCATTTATTCATTTAGATGTCAGCGAATCTGATTATCTAgcagttttcatttttgttctaGTGCACCCTTAATGCTTTAGATTTTATGCTTTTAGGTGTTTATGCTGGTGATCCTTCAAAACTGAGCATGAAAGCAGCGTTTGGGAAGGTTTGGAAACTAGAGCAAAATGGTGGAAGCATAATAGGTGGTACTTTTAAGGCAATTCAGGAGAGGAAAAACGCTCCCAAGGCAGAACGAGACCCGTGAGTAACATCAAACTTTTCTGTTGCTTGGGTCTTTTGTcccttcatatatatatttgtaaaacaaCTCAACCTGCTTCTTCAGGCGCCTGCCAAAACCACAGGGCCAAACAGTTGGTTCTTTCAGGAAGGGACTTCGAATGTTGCCAGAAGCAATATCTGCAAGGTATCCAGTACTTGTCTCTCTCTATTGTTGGAAGGGAAAAGGGAAAAACTTTCAAATGTTTTCTGAAATCTTTTGCACTTTGACAGATTAGGTAGCAAAGTTAAGTTGTCTTGGAAGCTCTCAGGTATCACTAAGCTGGAGAGCGGAGGATACAACTTAACATATGAGACTCCAGATGGTTTAGTTTCCGTGCAGAGCAAAAGTGTTGTAATGACGGTGCCATCTCATGTTGCAAGTGGTCTCTTGCGCCCTCTTTCTGTAAGTTTCTCATTTTGCGAACTAGGAATTTGCTCAAAATTCATAGATTCGACAAATATGGGTTCTTAAATCGTGTGCTGCAACTGTTATCTTCTCAGGAATCTGCTGCAAATGCACTCTCAAAACTATATTACCCACCAGTTGCAGCAGTATCTATCTCGTACCCGAAAGAAGCAATCCGAACAGAATGTTTGATAGATGGTGAACTAAAGGGTTTTGGGCAATTGCATCCACGCACGCAAGGAGTTGAAACATTAGGTATATATCTTGTAGTTATAATCGTCAATTATGTCAAAATGTTCATAGAATCTTCATGCTGTTGCTCGTATTTCTTCAGGAACTATCTACAGCTCCTCACTCTTTCCAAATCGCGCACCGCCCGGAAGAATTTTGCTGTTGAACTACATTGGCGGGTCTACAAACACCGGAATTCTGTCCAAGGTAAAAAACAGCAAACACTTGTAACACATCTTTATTCAACCAAGTAAACCTAAGAACTGatagttttcttctctctctctcttttgttttgattccgCAGTCTGAAGGTGAGTTAGTGGAAGCAGTTGACAGAGATTTGAGGAAAATGCTAATTAAGCCTAATTCGACCGATCCACTTAAATTAGGAGTTAGGGTATGGCCTCAAGCCATTCCTCAGTTTCTAGTTGGTCACTTTGATATCCTTGACACGGCTAAATCATCTCTAACGTCTTCGGGCTACGAAGGGCTATTTTTGGGTGGCAATTACGTCGCTGGTGTAGCCTTAGGCCGGTGTGTAGAAGGCGCATATGAAACCGCGATTGAGGTCAACAACTTCATGTCACGGTACGCTTACAAGTAAATGTAAAACATTAAATCTCCCAGCTTGCGTgagttttattaaatattttgagatatcaaacttcaatttcattttgatACATAGATTTGAGTTATAGTTATATTTAGGAGAAGGGTCTTTGGTTCTCGCAGTCTAAATTAGGTCCTGTGGTGACTTTAAACAACTGAGCGTATCTTTGGAAATACCCGACCCGGTCAGTGACCCGTCCATCTCCTGGAATCCCACATTCTAAACCGCCGTTTATGATGTTGGTGACTAAACCATAACCGACAGTCCGGTTTGCTGCTCTATCTGCTTTCGTCGGTCTGTATCGGTTGACCATAACGTTATGGCAGGACGGTTTAGGAGTCTGTTCGGTcatccaaaaccaaagagCTGTCTTGAAAGCTAAAACGGAGTTGTTGGCTACAAGTTCTGGGTTCTGTAAACCGTCGAAACCCAATGCTCGACCCGCCTGTCCGTAATTGTAATTCCTATATatcccaaaaaagaaagtaacgTTAACCAAAAGGTAAGACTGATATATGGATATGAAACTTGTAGCAAAGATGATACAACCATTCAAAAGAAGTTTCGTTGGTAATTCGCAAAATGGTAGAAgtatataatgttttcatGGGGCATTGAACTATTGTAGACCTAGTTGTTCGAGCaaataaatagatataaatGGTTATTggttaataattaattttgtagaCTTACCAAGATAGTTGAATGGGACCTCTTCCTTTGTAAGACTTGCCAGAAACACAAGGCCAATCCTTATTAGAAGCATCACAATAATTACTCTGTGGACTCACTTCCTCTTTAAAACACAATCCCCACGCATATGGTCCGTCTGGTGCCGTGGCCCAACCACCTGTTGTCTCGTGAGATATCTGCGCCAAAAACGCAGCCACTTCGCGTCGCCTTGTCCAAAAGTTTCCTACGCTCCCGAACTTCGGGAAGGATCTTGTAGCCTCCACGAAAGCTTCATAGGGGTAGAAACCTTTTGCAGGGCATGCGTTGTTGTCCTTGTGGATGAAGATTTGGTCGTAGAGAGTTCTTGGGACTAGGCTCATGATCGGTGCGGGTTtatatttattgtgttttcGAGCTTCGGTTTCATGGAGAGAGGATGATattgagaagatgaagaggagtAGACAGAGCAATAGAGAGATTTGTTTCTCcatatttgttcttttttgtgttttgtgtgaGAAGATGTGGTTTTGGCTTTGTTGTTATATAGAGTCATAGAGATGTAGTAGTGGACGACTTagttacatgtttttgttttggtctacgttttgactttttttagTGGAgtttatactttttattttatatagttgCAATTATTTAAGGgtttattctctttttcattgttAGGAGACCCAttcctctccttcttcttttttctcattttttttctttcaagaaGATTCATTCTTGATTTGGAAAATGCATGACATATATTTCAAACCAGATAAAGTGAACCATTTCAGTCTGAATTCAATTGAATAATGTTAATATGAAGACCAAGTTGAATTTTAATGTGGGGAATTAAGCTTCTTTGGAAGGTACTAAccaaattcaaatataaatatattctttgaaaatttgaaacataatTCATTATGaagtaaatattaaataaaacagaaagtGTTCCATACTGAATTATAGTTTCATTTTGAATACTAttctatacaaaaataaaaacaataaaaaaaaattgagagaaatattagcaatgaaaacaaaactatcaaagaattgtttttgaagttaaaaaatataaaatttcaaagttCGAGGTCGGTGGCTAACTAACATGAAAAGCGCCGAGCAACTTGTGATATGTACGAGTTGGACCAAGTCGTGACGACTTTTTTAATAAGCTTAAGATCCAATTATTTCTCAAGAAAAACAGTAAAACGTACGCCAACATATATTAACTACGACGACAAAATTCTTGGCCTTTAAGAAAGACTAGTACACGATCAATCCCAACGATTAAACCAGCAGACGAGTAACCATATGTAGGGTACGAGTTTCTCAACCACATCTCCAACTTTTCAGTAGACGATCTAATTATGTTTAACCACTAGAAGCCGACACCATAAACATCCATCCGAGGTTATCGTCTTTCGAAGAGTTCCTAACGAGCATTCATGAAACATCATTCTCACTTCTCCTCCCACTAAACCGACTTTTTTCGGATGttatttcaaatttggttaattGCTAAATGATTGACCATTAATTCGACCACGTGATTACACAAAGAGACGTTTAGATCCACTACATTGGTGCGATGTGAAGTGATCACCATGCTTTAGTTTACACGTCCACTTTATATAGGTTTGgcagttaaaaaaaagaagttttatACATAGTTCTATCAAGTGGTCTTAGACCGAATCTTGgcaatatatttgttataagACTACCAATATCATTAATGATTAGAGAAAGTTAATGTTAAGTTTCATCAGATTCTAATTTAAAACCAATGGGTAATGATTGGATTGGTTGTGTTCCATATATACTAGTGTTAGCACTTAGCAGTCATGAGTGTGTTTACTCCATTTATAGTATACTTTCGATGTAGGATCCTAATTAGAATGATAAAGAAACATTCCAAAAGAGTATTATCAAAATGCTCTTCGTCTATCCATACAAATATAATGAGATTTGGGCAGAAACAACCATTTTGTTAACATATTAGGGTCGAGcgcagaaaaaaatatattttgacctgtgttaataaaatagaatagGTTGCGATTTTAATTAAGGAggttaataaattaaaatcgtAAAAATGATACCAAAATGGTAACAAAATCGTAAAGAAAAGTTCattagtataaatataaaaaattcgGTCCAAcaaatattactattaaaaatttataagagagatttataataaaaaaaaaattgttataccaagaaagaaaaggagattCTTGTATTGTAACCCGTTTGTGTGTCTTTTTTAGTCtcagatttgttttaattttctatgaCTTAGGATTTGTAAGTCTTTTTTGGATTTCTAGAACCTGATCGAGGAAATTTCAATGAATATAGTGTAATtggtttgtttggattttgttcCCTTTGTTTACCTTGTTTGGTATTTGGCTTCGGGAGTGTTCTTGTACTCATCGGCTTATGTCTCCGGAAGTGGTTTGTACTTGCCGGCTCTTGTATTTCAACTTGAATCCTATCGATGAAAATCCTAttgacaaaaaatgaaaaaaaaaatgaagctTCCATCATCCATCATTCAGTGGCAGCATAAGCATTTAAGACTACGTGCCGTTTAAGGCCAAGACAAACGGCACTCAGTTCCCTTTTGAAATGGTCAAATGGCGATTGAGTtgttttcctctctctctctcattttttcaattaaagaAGGGAAAGAGGGGAAATCTCTGATCGGAGAGAAAGATCGAATCGAAGAATGGCAGAATTCGTTGAAGCTGATAACGCAGAAGCAATAATCGCGAGGATCGAAACCAAATCGAGGAAGATTGAAAGCCTACTCAAACAGTAATATCAGACCTTGGAGCTAAACCCTAAagtcttcttttgtttttggtttaatcCCTTATCGGTGTTTTAATGTGTGCAGGTACAAACATGTAGAAGCTTTGAAAACGGCTCTTGAAGGTTCGCCTCCGAAAACTCGCGATGAACGTTGCaaggtctctctctttccgaaaccatctttttttttttttttgatttactgagccaaaaaaaactcaactgCAGTCGGCTAATTGGATAGTTGTGCACAGAGCTTTAATGGCCATTAAGGATATTGACGGAATGCTCAATGCTCTTGATGTCGAATATTACGACATTCTCATGAAGTAAGTGCAaagttggttttttttttttttgctgtaaTGCGTTTTGTAATATGTATGAATTGGAAAGCTCTATCCTCAGGCTGTCTGTGCTCTTTGATAGAATGTTTTTGCTTAAAATTCTCAGGTACTTGTACAGAGGACTTTCTACTGGGGACCGACCCACCTGCGATCAGTGCCTGAAGATTCACGAGAAACTCACTGAGAGAGCTGGTCTCGGTTGCATTCTCCGATGTCTTACTGATACCATCAACACCGTTTGATCCATCATTCCCTCTTATGTATTATTACTTGATGCCTTGATGTTTCCAATGTGCATATTCTCCTTGAGGAACCATGTCTCACATTTATCAGTTTTAGACTTGTATTTTCATTACCAAACAGTTGCTTGATAAATGATAACACAAGTCATTCCTAGAGCTCATGTGTAACATAATTCCCGGATCAGCTGAATCATAAATACGAAGACCAAGTTGTGATTAAGTAATTTTAGGGGGGTGTATTGAAACCAGAATCTTTTAGAAGATTTGGTGGAATTTGCATTCTTCTACAGACCAAATCCATTCTCGATTTTGCCGGTGAAGAACAGAGACCGAAAGCTTTTTTCATGGAAGACGAGGGGAGGAGGACAATGAGAATATGTCGCAGAGATTTTCtgtgaatctttttttaaatcaaatcgTTCAGAATAACACCTACAGGTGAGATTTTTTCATGCTTATTttcaactaaatttttttgcCTAAGTCTCCCAGAATCAatgttaaatgtttttaatgaaattgttttgttgagTTTAGATAACAGTGGATTTAAGATgtgttttataaattcttgAATGAATAACAGAAGATTATAGATTCTTTTGagtgattttatataaattccaATTTCAATAACAAaggatttgagaaaaaaattacaaatcacAAGTTGAATACAACCATTCCTGATTCACTGAATGTTCATAACTCGAAGGCCCAATATCGAACTCAGCCCATTGAAACTAAATTCATTTCTAAACTTTCAATGTAAATGCACTCGTCATACAAGAGTAAATGTTCACATAGTTAGTCATTGatttaaacaattttactctttagatttttaaaattttataggATTGTAATAAACCAGGTTGAATTCAAATGTCAAATAGCgttaaataaaagtttagatcttttttttttttttttttttttttatcaacgttagtacaagaagaaacaagagcaGCTTTTGCCAAAGCATCAGCTTGATCAACGTTTCCTTATAAAAGACAAAAGCAAttaagtttttacttttacagtctttttgatcaaattaaatgagtaATTGAGTAGTAGTAGTAACAAAAGGGAATCCCAGAAATAGTAGTTGCTTTCACATgaaaaaatttccaaatacaacaatttttatttattatttat includes:
- the PPOX gene encoding Flavin containing amine oxidoreductase family (PPOX; FUNCTIONS IN: oxygen-dependent protoporphyrinogen oxidase activity; INVOLVED IN: porphyrin biosynthetic process; LOCATED IN: chloroplast, chloroplast envelope; EXPRESSED IN: 25 plant structures; EXPRESSED DURING: 16 growth stages; CONTAINS InterPro DOMAIN/s: Amine oxidase (InterPro:IPR002937), Protoporphyrinogen oxidase (InterPro:IPR004572); BEST Arabidopsis thaliana protein match is: Flavin containing amine oxidoreductase family (TAIR:AT5G14220.1); Has 2189 Blast hits to 2187 proteins in 783 species: Archae - 6; Bacteria - 1392; Metazoa - 195; Fungi - 135; Plants - 152; Viruses - 0; Other Eukaryotes - 309 (source: NCBI BLink).) codes for the protein MELSLLRPTTQSLLPSFSKPNLRLNVYKPLRLRCSVAGGPTVGSSKIEGGGGTTITTDCVIVGGGISGLCIAQALATKHPDAAPNLIVTEAKDRVGGNIITREENGFLWEEGPNSFQPSDPMLTMVVDSGLKDDLVLGDPTAPRFVLWNGKLRPVPSKLTDLPFFDLMSIGGKIRAGFGALGIRPSPPGREESVEEFVRRNLGDEVFERLIEPFCSGVYAGDPSKLSMKAAFGKVWKLEQNGGSIIGGTFKAIQERKNAPKAERDPRLPKPQGQTVGSFRKGLRMLPEAISARLGSKVKLSWKLSGITKLESGGYNLTYETPDGLVSVQSKSVVMTVPSHVASGLLRPLSESAANALSKLYYPPVAAVSISYPKEAIRTECLIDGELKGFGQLHPRTQGVETLGTIYSSSLFPNRAPPGRILLLNYIGGSTNTGILSKSEGELVEAFLVGHFDILDTAKSSLTSSGYEGLFLGGNYVAGVALGRCVEGAYETAIEVNNFMSRYAYK